One genomic segment of Gemmatimonadota bacterium includes these proteins:
- a CDS encoding helix-turn-helix domain-containing protein, with protein sequence MRTGQLPAAFRERAEMMRECGARAQAAALEWAAEQAEAVLRGEAAEELTLAEAAAECGYSRSHLRRLVREGRLPAAGRDPRIRVLRRHLPRKPGAATLRSQLARAVVERGAPS encoded by the coding sequence ATGAGGACCGGTCAGCTGCCCGCCGCCTTCCGCGAGCGCGCGGAGATGATGCGCGAATGCGGCGCTCGGGCCCAAGCCGCGGCTCTCGAATGGGCCGCCGAGCAAGCCGAGGCAGTGCTGCGCGGCGAGGCCGCCGAGGAACTCACGCTCGCGGAGGCCGCGGCCGAGTGCGGCTACTCGCGCTCGCACCTCCGGCGACTGGTCCGCGAAGGCAGGCTGCCCGCGGCGGGCAGGGATCCTCGCATCCGCGTCCTCCGCCGCCACCTGCCCCGCAAGCCCGGAGCCGCTACGTTGCGCTCGCAGCTTGCCCGCGCCGTCGTCGAACGAGGAGCACCCTCATGA